From Gallaecimonas xiamenensis 3-C-1:
TGCCAGCCGGTGCACTGGCAGGAGCTTTTGGAAAGACTGCAAGGGGTGGTGGAATTTCGGGTCCGTGAAGTGCTGCCCAGCAATCCCGGCTGGGCCGACCCGGCCCAGCTCAGCCAGGTGCTGGTCAACCTGCTGAAAAACGCCGCCGAGGCAGGATCGGCCGCCAAGGACACCGAGCTGGCCATTCGCGCCCAGCCCGGCTGGCATTGCCTGGAAGTGTCCGACCGGGGCAGTGGCATGAGTGAGCAAGTACTCACACAGGCATTATTGCCCTTTTACTCCACCAAGAAGGAAGGTACCGGCCTGGGCCTGGCCTTGTGCCGGGAAATCGTCGACGCCCACGGCGGCCGCCTTAGCCTGGAAAACCGGGCAACGGGGGGATTGAGGGTGAAGATCTGGCTACCGGTACCGGCATAGGCAGACGCAGCAGAGCAAGCTGGGAAAGGCCGGCGAGCTGAGTATCGCCTAGGTCAAAGCCTGAGCCTAAAGGCATCCATGGTAGGGCACCCGGCTCGCACAGCCTGTGTGCAAGTGTTCAGCTGGGCGAAAGCAGCGCCATCACCCTTTGCCCTTGGGTTTGTTGGGGCCGCGCAGCACGTCGGACTCGATGTACTGGATGATCTTGCCGGCCACATCGACGCCTGAGGCGTTTTCTATCCCCTCCAAACCGGGGGAGGAATTGACTTCAATCACCAGTGGGCCATGGGCCGAGC
This genomic window contains:
- a CDS encoding sensor histidine kinase gives rise to the protein CQPVHWQELLERLQGVVEFRVREVLPSNPGWADPAQLSQVLVNLLKNAAEAGSAAKDTELAIRAQPGWHCLEVSDRGSGMSEQVLTQALLPFYSTKKEGTGLGLALCREIVDAHGGRLSLENRATGGLRVKIWLPVPA